A window of the Desulfobacula toluolica Tol2 genome harbors these coding sequences:
- a CDS encoding methyl-accepting chemotaxis protein, translating into MKNLSLGIKIAFGFAIVLMFLCIVAFIGFKSLSGVVDRVEKADDMNSIVKTISEARRHEKNYIIRGGETYINKVEETVEKLVEQAMETKGNFNNQINKDQMDQVIEKVNMYSAAFKKYEKSDRQKAMAMEEMRSRAREALAQTEAIRADQKQQLAAARKNGEGDDVIDDRLEKADDASRMINLFMDSRKNEKEFIISAGESKWKDSVDKNLVKIFELSNDLKSRFENNKNIEQINAVIAAIQAYDKAFKTFAQIMKEQKNIDAEMVVAARAANKLCMEARADQKIKMENQISIANKIIVLGATIAALLSALFAFLITRSITGPVNFIIKGLSEGAGQVASAAGQVSSTSQSLAEGSSQQAASIEETSASMEEMSSITKQNAENSIHADTLMKDSNKVVKTANESMDQLTRSMEDISRASEETSKIIKTIDEIAFQTNLLALNAAVEAARAGEAGAGFAVVADEVRNLAMRSAKAAKNTAELIEGTVKKVSEGSKLVSSTNEAFARVAESSVKVGDLIAEISGASDEQANGIEQVNLAISEMDKVVQQNAANAEESASASEEMNAQAEQLKDYVEDLVTLVTGKTKGISGRGFQNNHNISFAPEKEFAVKKRAMLSLKNEVKPEQLIPFEEDEFKDF; encoded by the coding sequence ATGAAAAATTTGAGTTTAGGGATAAAAATCGCGTTTGGATTTGCCATTGTTCTTATGTTTCTTTGTATAGTTGCCTTTATCGGTTTTAAAAGCCTTTCCGGAGTTGTTGACAGGGTGGAAAAGGCAGATGATATGAATAGTATTGTTAAAACGATTTCGGAAGCCCGGCGGCATGAAAAAAATTATATTATTCGTGGTGGAGAAACTTATATAAACAAAGTTGAAGAAACTGTTGAAAAACTTGTTGAGCAGGCTATGGAAACAAAAGGCAATTTTAATAATCAAATCAACAAAGATCAAATGGACCAGGTGATTGAAAAGGTCAATATGTATTCAGCTGCATTTAAAAAATATGAAAAATCAGATCGGCAAAAGGCTATGGCTATGGAAGAAATGCGGTCCAGGGCAAGGGAGGCTTTGGCACAGACTGAGGCCATCCGGGCGGATCAAAAACAGCAGCTTGCGGCAGCAAGAAAAAATGGTGAAGGTGATGACGTCATTGATGACAGGCTTGAGAAGGCCGATGATGCCAGCCGAATGATCAACTTGTTTATGGATAGCCGTAAAAACGAGAAAGAGTTCATCATATCTGCAGGAGAAAGCAAATGGAAGGATAGTGTTGATAAAAACCTGGTAAAGATATTTGAATTGTCAAATGATTTGAAGTCACGGTTTGAAAACAATAAAAATATAGAACAGATCAATGCTGTTATTGCTGCAATACAGGCATATGATAAAGCCTTTAAGACTTTTGCACAAATAATGAAAGAACAAAAAAATATAGATGCTGAAATGGTTGTAGCCGCAAGGGCTGCCAATAAATTGTGTATGGAGGCAAGAGCTGATCAAAAAATAAAAATGGAAAATCAGATTTCAATTGCCAATAAAATTATAGTTCTTGGTGCCACTATTGCGGCTTTACTGAGTGCATTATTTGCATTTTTGATTACCAGAAGCATTACCGGTCCGGTTAATTTCATTATTAAAGGGTTGAGCGAGGGCGCAGGTCAGGTGGCCTCTGCTGCCGGCCAAGTGTCTTCTACCAGTCAGTCTCTTGCAGAAGGCTCGTCTCAGCAGGCGGCATCCATTGAAGAAACATCCGCCTCAATGGAAGAGATGTCTTCTATAACAAAACAGAATGCTGAAAATTCAATTCATGCAGATACCCTGATGAAAGACTCAAATAAAGTCGTAAAAACAGCCAATGAATCCATGGATCAGCTCACCCGTTCCATGGAAGATATTTCCAGAGCCAGCGAAGAAACTTCTAAAATCATAAAAACCATAGATGAAATTGCGTTTCAGACAAATCTGCTTGCCTTGAACGCTGCTGTGGAAGCAGCCAGGGCAGGTGAGGCAGGTGCCGGGTTTGCTGTTGTGGCCGATGAAGTCAGAAACCTTGCCATGAGGTCTGCCAAAGCCGCAAAAAATACAGCTGAACTTATTGAAGGAACTGTCAAAAAAGTGAGTGAAGGTTCAAAGCTTGTGTCAAGCACCAATGAGGCCTTTGCCAGAGTGGCGGAAAGCTCGGTCAAGGTCGGAGATCTTATTGCGGAAATCTCAGGCGCATCAGATGAACAGGCCAATGGTATAGAGCAGGTTAATCTTGCCATAAGTGAAATGGACAAGGTGGTCCAGCAAAATGCGGCAAATGCCGAAGAGTCGGCTTCTGCATCCGAAGAAATGAATGCCCAGGCAGAACAGCTCAAGGATTATGTTGAAGATCTTGTCACGCTTGTTACCGGTAAAACAAAAGGAATATCAGGAAGGGGATTTCAAAATAATCATAACATATCTTTTGCCCCTGAAAAGGAATTTGCAGTTAAAAAGCGTGCCATGCTTTCTTTGAAAAATGAAGTTAAACCTGAACAGCTTATCCCTTTTGAAGAGGATGAATTTAAAGATTTTTAG
- a CDS encoding response regulator: protein MIILIVEDDPQVTNYITKRLSGWGYRTNSAETGKDALELFSKKNFDLILLDIMLPDYMAFDLIPKFKRMNPDIGIVTMTGQSSRELEQKVREQGILYYMVKPIEAANLKLLLDHIKNDIKQQISI, encoded by the coding sequence ATGATAATTTTAATTGTCGAGGATGACCCTCAGGTTACAAACTATATTACAAAAAGATTATCCGGTTGGGGATACAGAACAAATTCAGCAGAAACCGGTAAAGATGCTCTTGAACTGTTTTCAAAGAAAAATTTTGATCTTATCCTTTTGGATATAATGCTTCCTGATTACATGGCCTTTGATTTGATCCCGAAATTTAAACGCATGAATCCTGATATCGGTATTGTTACCATGACCGGGCAAAGCAGCCGCGAATTGGAACAAAAAGTCAGGGAACAAGGTATTTTATACTACATGGTAAAGCCGATTGAAGCAGCAAATCTGAAATTATTACTGGATCATATTAAAAATGATATTAAGCAGCAAATCAGTATATAA
- a CDS encoding sigma-54 interaction domain-containing protein has product MEKKVSVYQQTNKILREKLKERVKELHCVYSIANVAETENLTIDDLMQSVVDIVPSSFRYPDIACATACVNGISYKSRFFKATKLKLVSQIHTGGKKIGFLEVYYTREISPLDKDPFQKEEKDLVDNVCKRVGKIIERIQTNKKLKEIEARYQILTNRFADGIVIIQDGEYKFANNAFSSMAGYDSPEHVVGKRYNRFISRDFISKYDKSTIITSDSDDVQNTIEYQFVSKTKRIIWVEEKRNVISWNSSCALLCTLRDMTEKKKKEVSSIEETKQLRQENILLRSSLKERYRFRNIIGRSKTMQNVYDQILSAANSDANVSVFGESGTGKELVAKAIHDLSHREDNAFVTINCGAIPEPLLESEFFGYKKGSFTGAVIDKHGFLDLADNGTLLLDEIGELSLNMQAKLLRAIDGGGYNPIGSNEKRMADFRIIVATNKDLKKEVLKGNMREDFYYRIQVIPIKLPPLRERKEDIPFLVEHFTQMFSKTSQYDGVPDYIISEFYNYDWPGNVRELQNVLLRFFSTGVFEFLDVKNDMPTNSDNSCDLISSEHQDLIKFVEACEKEHILKTLKKNNWHRINTAAQLGITRSTLFRKINKYGLMQIH; this is encoded by the coding sequence ATGGAAAAAAAAGTCTCTGTCTATCAACAGACAAATAAAATATTACGCGAAAAATTAAAAGAAAGAGTTAAAGAGCTTCATTGCGTGTATTCCATAGCAAATGTAGCTGAAACTGAAAATCTTACAATTGACGATCTGATGCAATCTGTGGTTGACATTGTTCCGTCAAGCTTTAGATATCCTGACATCGCTTGTGCAACAGCTTGTGTTAATGGAATAAGCTATAAATCAAGGTTTTTTAAAGCAACAAAATTAAAATTGGTTTCACAAATACATACAGGGGGAAAAAAAATAGGATTTCTGGAAGTTTATTATACCCGTGAAATATCCCCGCTTGATAAAGACCCTTTCCAGAAAGAAGAAAAAGATCTCGTTGACAATGTCTGCAAAAGAGTGGGTAAAATTATTGAACGGATACAAACAAATAAAAAATTAAAAGAAATAGAGGCTCGATATCAAATACTGACCAACCGGTTTGCTGATGGAATAGTTATCATTCAGGACGGGGAGTATAAGTTTGCAAATAATGCTTTTTCCTCAATGGCAGGCTATGATTCGCCGGAACATGTTGTTGGTAAAAGATATAACAGGTTTATTTCCCGTGATTTTATAAGCAAGTACGATAAATCCACAATAATAACTTCTGATAGTGATGATGTCCAAAATACAATTGAATACCAATTTGTTTCCAAGACCAAAAGAATAATATGGGTGGAGGAGAAGCGTAATGTCATAAGCTGGAACTCTTCTTGTGCATTATTGTGTACACTCCGGGACATGACGGAAAAAAAGAAAAAAGAGGTGTCGTCTATAGAGGAAACCAAACAGCTTCGCCAGGAAAATATTCTGCTCAGATCTTCTTTGAAAGAGAGATACCGTTTCAGAAATATTATCGGCAGAAGCAAAACAATGCAGAATGTATATGATCAGATTTTAAGCGCTGCCAATTCTGATGCAAATGTTTCTGTCTTTGGTGAATCCGGAACAGGCAAGGAGCTTGTCGCCAAGGCCATTCATGATTTAAGCCATAGAGAGGATAATGCTTTTGTAACCATTAATTGCGGGGCTATTCCGGAACCCTTGTTGGAAAGTGAATTTTTTGGATACAAAAAAGGCTCCTTTACAGGTGCTGTGATTGATAAGCATGGTTTTTTAGATCTGGCAGATAACGGAACCCTGCTTTTAGATGAAATTGGTGAACTTTCACTCAATATGCAGGCCAAGTTGCTCAGGGCAATAGATGGAGGAGGGTATAATCCAATTGGAAGCAATGAAAAACGCATGGCTGATTTTCGCATTATTGTCGCGACCAACAAGGATTTGAAAAAAGAAGTGCTTAAGGGCAATATGCGGGAGGATTTTTATTATAGAATTCAGGTCATTCCAATAAAATTACCGCCGTTAAGGGAACGTAAGGAAGACATCCCTTTTCTTGTGGAACATTTTACGCAGATGTTTTCAAAAACAAGTCAATATGACGGGGTTCCTGATTATATAATAAGTGAATTTTATAATTATGACTGGCCCGGAAATGTCCGGGAACTTCAAAACGTGCTGCTCAGGTTTTTTTCAACCGGTGTGTTTGAATTTTTAGACGTTAAGAATGATATGCCTACAAACAGTGATAACTCTTGTGATCTGATCAGCAGTGAGCATCAAGATTTAATCAAATTTGTCGAAGCATGTGAGAAAGAACACATATTAAAAACATTGAAAAAGAACAACTGGCACCGGATCAATACGGCAGCTCAATTGGGCATCACCCGCAGTACCCTCTTTAGAAAAATCAACAAATATGGGTTAATGCAGATACATTAG
- a CDS encoding TRAP transporter large permease subunit → MILGKFLALTRIPFNIASWVASLPVSGTVVLAVIFLIYAVGGAIMDALALLLITIPIFFPVAQELGCDPVWFAVIITVVTTLGAVTPPVGATTYVVAGMAKGTELKEVFKGVSFFLPAYILCIILLMIFPAIITFLPTLLQ, encoded by the coding sequence ATGATACTTGGAAAATTTCTTGCCCTGACCCGTATCCCATTTAATATTGCATCATGGGTCGCATCTCTGCCGGTTTCCGGTACAGTTGTGCTGGCGGTTATTTTTTTGATTTATGCTGTTGGCGGAGCTATTATGGATGCGCTGGCCCTGCTGTTGATAACCATTCCCATTTTTTTTCCGGTGGCACAAGAACTCGGGTGTGATCCCGTGTGGTTTGCGGTTATCATTACAGTGGTAACAACCTTGGGTGCAGTAACTCCTCCTGTCGGGGCAACCACCTATGTCGTTGCCGGTATGGCCAAGGGAACGGAGCTTAAAGAGGTATTTAAGGGGGTTTCTTTTTTTCTTCCGGCGTATATTTTATGTATTATCCTGTTGATGATTTTTCCGGCGATCATTACATTTTTGCCCACACTTTTACAATAA
- a CDS encoding 2-oxoacid:acceptor oxidoreductase family protein yields the protein MSVEQQIIISGLGGQGVLFVTKLLAETAMAENYKVLTSETHGMAQRGGIVISYLKIGDFSGPLIRPGKADALIALKEETFHHHGYLVKDNGFSVVNSPSRIESNRFFFCSLQGP from the coding sequence ATGTCTGTGGAACAACAAATCATAATAAGTGGTCTGGGCGGCCAGGGCGTGCTGTTTGTCACAAAGCTGCTGGCCGAGACAGCCATGGCAGAAAATTACAAGGTGCTGACATCGGAAACACATGGTATGGCTCAGCGAGGCGGGATTGTCATTTCCTATCTTAAGATTGGAGATTTTTCAGGTCCGCTGATCCGGCCTGGAAAGGCTGACGCACTTATTGCCTTAAAAGAAGAGACCTTTCATCACCATGGATATCTGGTAAAGGATAATGGATTCAGCGTTGTGAACAGTCCTTCCAGGATCGAGTCAAACAGATTTTTTTTTTGCTCATTGCAGGGGCCATGA
- a CDS encoding thiamine pyrophosphate-dependent enzyme → MTRQKLMLGNDALAYGLLKNGCEIATAYPGTPSSEILASFVSFKKEYNIPVHAQWAVNEKIAFETAYAACQAGVRSAVAMKQVGLNVAADPLMSAVYSGVKGGFIVISADDPGPHSSQTEQDSRLMAVMAKLPVLDPASPMQAENMVGLAYELSEAFEIPVMIRPTTRVCHTRQNMEMDDIVYERKEAEFEKNPARWAATPKFRLTLHKELEEKLSKIAAWNPTQPTLMSGTAKKSGKAIVVSGVAAASAKDIVKDLDLEIPVYQVLQPFPLHTKFMEELESYEDILVIEETAGVIEMQLADKKKVKGKNSGFVSRAGELFPETIEKLIASFYNLDYQEITPPAIAGRRPTLCAGCPHRASFFAIKKAAPRGIYTSDIGCYTLGINLGAVDTVLCMGASISQASGFTLAYENNKKNPQVIATIGDSTFFHSGIPALIETVVRKTPYVLVILDNRTTAMTGHQPTPASGFDASGDACDSVSIEKIVQGCGVNFCKQANPYKLPELIDLLKQACDYCKDNGPAVVISRYPCLLNMDKKILKEDFQKVVVDESSCDGCGYCVNHFECPALSLNQEETCVSLDDTLCSGCGVCSFVCPKGSLIINHQEG, encoded by the coding sequence ATGACCAGACAAAAACTGATGTTGGGTAACGATGCTCTTGCATACGGTCTGCTCAAAAATGGGTGCGAAATTGCAACTGCCTATCCGGGAACGCCTTCTTCCGAGATTCTTGCATCGTTCGTATCCTTTAAAAAAGAATATAATATTCCTGTCCATGCCCAGTGGGCAGTGAATGAAAAAATAGCATTTGAAACAGCCTATGCCGCCTGCCAGGCAGGCGTAAGAAGCGCTGTAGCCATGAAACAGGTGGGATTGAATGTTGCGGCTGACCCGCTTATGAGTGCCGTATATTCAGGCGTTAAAGGCGGATTTATTGTTATCAGCGCTGATGATCCCGGACCCCATTCCTCTCAAACAGAACAGGACAGCAGGCTCATGGCGGTCATGGCAAAACTGCCGGTTCTGGACCCTGCTTCTCCCATGCAGGCCGAGAACATGGTGGGCCTGGCCTATGAATTGTCTGAAGCCTTTGAAATTCCCGTGATGATTCGTCCGACCACAAGAGTTTGTCACACCCGTCAAAACATGGAAATGGATGACATCGTTTATGAAAGAAAAGAAGCTGAATTTGAAAAAAATCCGGCAAGATGGGCTGCCACGCCAAAATTCCGGTTAACCCTTCACAAAGAGCTTGAAGAAAAACTTTCAAAAATAGCGGCCTGGAATCCCACTCAACCGACGCTTATGAGCGGCACTGCAAAAAAATCAGGCAAAGCCATTGTTGTTTCAGGCGTTGCTGCTGCCAGTGCAAAGGATATTGTAAAAGACCTGGATCTTGAAATTCCGGTGTATCAGGTTCTTCAGCCGTTTCCTCTTCATACGAAATTTATGGAGGAACTTGAATCTTATGAAGATATCCTTGTTATAGAGGAAACCGCCGGTGTGATTGAGATGCAGCTTGCCGACAAAAAAAAGGTTAAAGGAAAAAATTCAGGGTTTGTATCCCGGGCCGGGGAACTTTTCCCCGAGACCATTGAAAAATTGATCGCATCTTTTTACAATCTTGATTATCAGGAAATCACACCGCCTGCAATTGCCGGAAGACGTCCGACCCTGTGTGCAGGTTGTCCCCACAGGGCCAGTTTTTTTGCCATTAAAAAAGCAGCGCCCAGGGGCATTTACACCAGTGATATCGGCTGCTACACCCTGGGAATAAATCTTGGGGCAGTGGATACGGTGCTGTGCATGGGGGCAAGTATCAGCCAGGCCTCCGGGTTCACCCTGGCCTATGAGAACAATAAGAAAAACCCCCAGGTGATTGCCACCATTGGCGATTCAACTTTTTTTCATTCCGGGATTCCAGCCCTTATTGAAACGGTTGTGCGAAAAACACCCTATGTGCTTGTGATTTTAGACAATCGGACAACCGCCATGACAGGTCATCAGCCAACCCCTGCATCGGGGTTTGATGCTTCCGGAGACGCCTGTGACTCGGTGAGCATTGAAAAAATCGTTCAAGGCTGCGGCGTGAATTTTTGTAAACAGGCAAATCCGTATAAGCTTCCCGAACTGATTGATCTGCTCAAGCAAGCGTGTGACTATTGTAAGGACAATGGTCCTGCCGTTGTCATATCCAGATATCCGTGTCTGCTCAATATGGACAAAAAAATCCTCAAAGAAGATTTTCAAAAGGTGGTTGTGGATGAGTCTTCCTGTGATGGTTGCGGCTATTGCGTCAACCATTTTGAATGCCCGGCCCTTTCATTGAACCAGGAGGAAACCTGTGTGTCGCTGGATGATACACTGTGCAGCGGTTGCGGGGTGTGCAGCTTTGTCTGCCCTAAAGGGTCTCTTATTATAAATCATCAGGAGGGGTAA
- the mdh gene encoding malate dehydrogenase, protein MHKVSIIGAGHVGATAVYYIAEKNLADIVMVDVVEGLPQAKALDYLHAAPMRKYSVHISGTNDYKDIIDSDVVVITAGIPRKPGMDRMDLMKINVGIAKKASLAIAEYAPNAIVIVVSNPLDIIAMVTLQESGFALKKVIGMAGVLDSTRFRYFIAQELNVWPGDVMAMVLGGHGDSMVPLSRYTRVNGIPVSELMDQATIDQLIDRTRTGGGEIVSLLKKGSAFYAPGASVAKMVEAIVKDEKRVLPVSAYLRGEYGYYDVFLGVPVLLGRNGIEKIIQLDLTPDEKQALDQSALGVKKGVETLRSFYRPGLGSDSSE, encoded by the coding sequence ATGCATAAGGTATCTATAATCGGAGCAGGCCATGTGGGCGCAACTGCCGTTTACTATATTGCAGAAAAAAATCTGGCTGATATTGTCATGGTTGATGTGGTTGAAGGCCTTCCCCAGGCAAAGGCCCTGGATTATCTTCATGCCGCACCCATGAGAAAATACAGTGTTCATATCTCGGGGACCAATGATTACAAGGATATTATTGATTCTGATGTGGTGGTGATAACTGCCGGCATTCCCAGAAAACCCGGGATGGACCGCATGGATTTGATGAAAATCAATGTGGGGATTGCAAAGAAAGCATCCCTGGCCATTGCCGAATACGCTCCCAACGCCATTGTTATTGTGGTTTCAAATCCCCTGGATATTATTGCCATGGTAACGCTTCAGGAGTCAGGGTTTGCTCTTAAAAAAGTCATTGGCATGGCAGGTGTGCTGGATTCCACACGATTCAGGTATTTTATTGCACAAGAACTCAATGTCTGGCCCGGGGATGTCATGGCCATGGTATTGGGGGGGCATGGTGACAGCATGGTGCCGCTGTCACGGTATACAAGGGTCAATGGTATCCCCGTAAGTGAGCTTATGGATCAGGCCACCATTGATCAATTGATTGACCGAACCCGTACCGGGGGCGGTGAAATTGTTTCTCTTCTGAAAAAAGGCAGTGCATTTTATGCGCCCGGCGCATCGGTTGCCAAAATGGTTGAGGCCATTGTAAAGGACGAGAAAAGGGTGCTTCCGGTGTCTGCATACCTGAGGGGCGAATACGGTTATTATGATGTTTTCCTGGGGGTGCCGGTGCTGCTGGGTAGAAACGGCATTGAAAAAATTATTCAACTGGACCTGACGCCGGATGAAAAACAGGCTTTGGACCAGTCTGCCCTGGGGGTGAAAAAAGGAGTTGAGACGTTGAGAAGCTTTTACCGGCCGGGGCTTGGATCGGATTCATCAGAATAG
- a CDS encoding malate dehydrogenase, with amino-acid sequence MIGIIGSGNVGANTAFFLAEKGVDDVMLYDIRKGTAKGKALDMMEAAPIRGYRTQISGTDRPEDVLGCDIIIITAGAVRKPGMTRDALFWENKKIIDVYASKITGSDTKVIIVTEPVDFLTTVFARISGLPANQIMGIGGVLDATRLRFLIAEELKVSTENVSAQVIGRHMDDMIILKDYCSVSGISLDNFLSSDRMEEIFEKTRQAGNLIVDLARLAGAYYGPSAVVAEVAEAICHDTGRLLSVSHVLSGVFEISDVALSLPCVINKTGISRVIQPRLKDSQIKTLKKSADLIAKTIKEAD; translated from the coding sequence ATGATCGGAATTATCGGCAGCGGCAATGTGGGTGCAAACACTGCCTTTTTCTTGGCTGAAAAAGGGGTGGACGATGTGATGCTTTATGATATCCGGAAAGGAACGGCAAAGGGAAAAGCGCTTGACATGATGGAAGCGGCCCCCATCCGGGGGTATCGTACCCAAATATCAGGTACTGACAGGCCCGAAGACGTCCTTGGTTGTGATATCATCATCATCACTGCCGGGGCTGTGCGAAAACCGGGAATGACAAGGGATGCACTTTTTTGGGAAAACAAAAAGATTATCGATGTTTATGCATCAAAAATTACAGGCTCTGACACCAAGGTCATTATCGTGACCGAACCCGTGGATTTTCTGACAACGGTTTTTGCCCGGATCTCCGGTCTTCCGGCAAATCAGATCATGGGTATTGGCGGTGTGTTGGATGCCACAAGGCTTCGTTTTCTCATCGCCGAAGAACTCAAGGTTTCCACGGAAAATGTATCTGCCCAGGTGATTGGCAGGCACATGGATGATATGATTATATTAAAGGATTACTGCAGTGTATCGGGCATCTCCCTGGATAATTTTTTATCATCAGACCGGATGGAGGAGATATTTGAAAAAACCAGGCAGGCCGGAAACCTGATCGTTGACCTGGCCAGGCTGGCCGGAGCATACTACGGACCTTCCGCCGTGGTTGCTGAAGTTGCTGAAGCCATCTGTCATGATACCGGGCGGTTGCTGTCGGTTTCCCATGTCCTGTCCGGGGTGTTTGAAATTTCGGATGTAGCCTTATCCCTTCCCTGTGTGATCAATAAAACAGGCATTTCAAGAGTGATTCAACCTCGGCTCAAAGATTCACAGATAAAGACGTTGAAAAAATCTGCGGACCTGATTGCCAAGACCATAAAGGAGGCAGACTAA